A genomic stretch from Edaphobacter aggregans includes:
- a CDS encoding circularly permuted type 2 ATP-grasp protein, with product MQPTQSIQFEHPALKNYLLDHAYDEMFAGPGELHKHTQLLLEHFTSLPPDELQRRKQAADLSFLNQGITFTVYGREEGTEKIFPYDLLPRIITAAEWAIVEQGLSQRITALNLFLRDIYNEGRILKDGIVPREVVYSCKQYRRQMIGLQVPRNVYIAVCGTDLIRMENGEFVVLEDNLRVPSGVSYMLTNRRVMKRIFPQLFRSYNVRPIEQYTQLLLGTLRSLAPEGRPEPNIVLLSPGVFNSAYFEHAYLARQMGIELVEGRDLVTHDNIVYMRTTNGLRRVDVIYRRVDDDFIDPLAFRGDSILGVAGLFNAYRAGNVTLANAFGTGVADDKALYAYVPDIIRYYLTEEPVLKNVETYLLTRPKERQHVLQNLDKLVVKAVGESGGYGMLIGPQSTAEQREEFARKIESDPRNYIAQPTISFSRAPCLIDNALEPRHVDLRPYVLYGDKVTVVPGGLTRVALKRGSLVVNSSQGGGSKDTWVLSQ from the coding sequence ATGCAGCCAACTCAGTCGATCCAGTTCGAGCATCCTGCACTGAAAAACTATTTGCTGGACCATGCCTACGACGAGATGTTCGCTGGGCCGGGTGAGTTACACAAGCACACGCAGCTGTTGCTGGAGCACTTCACTTCCCTGCCCCCGGATGAGTTGCAGCGACGGAAGCAGGCGGCGGACCTCAGCTTTCTGAATCAGGGCATCACGTTCACGGTGTATGGGCGCGAGGAGGGGACGGAGAAGATCTTTCCGTATGACCTGTTGCCGCGCATCATCACTGCAGCCGAGTGGGCGATTGTGGAGCAGGGGCTGTCGCAGCGAATTACGGCGCTGAATCTTTTTCTGAGGGACATTTATAACGAGGGACGCATCCTGAAGGATGGGATCGTACCGCGTGAGGTGGTGTACAGCTGCAAGCAGTATCGCCGACAGATGATTGGGCTGCAGGTGCCTCGGAATGTCTATATCGCTGTTTGCGGTACGGACCTGATCCGGATGGAGAACGGCGAGTTTGTCGTTCTTGAAGACAACTTGCGAGTGCCGAGCGGCGTGAGTTACATGCTGACGAACCGGCGCGTGATGAAGCGGATCTTTCCGCAGTTGTTCCGCAGTTATAACGTCAGGCCGATTGAGCAGTACACGCAGTTGTTACTAGGGACGCTGCGTTCGCTTGCGCCTGAGGGTCGGCCGGAGCCGAATATTGTGCTGCTTTCGCCGGGGGTGTTCAACTCGGCTTACTTTGAGCACGCTTATTTGGCTCGGCAGATGGGTATTGAGTTGGTCGAGGGGCGCGACCTGGTGACGCACGACAACATCGTCTACATGCGGACGACGAATGGATTGCGGCGGGTGGATGTGATCTATCGGCGCGTCGATGATGACTTTATCGATCCGCTCGCGTTTCGTGGGGATTCGATTCTTGGTGTAGCCGGGTTGTTCAATGCGTATCGCGCGGGGAACGTGACGCTGGCGAATGCGTTCGGCACGGGTGTTGCCGATGATAAGGCGCTGTATGCGTATGTGCCGGATATTATTCGCTACTACCTGACTGAGGAGCCGGTGCTGAAGAATGTGGAGACGTATCTGCTGACTCGTCCGAAGGAACGGCAGCATGTGCTGCAGAATCTGGACAAGCTGGTGGTGAAGGCTGTGGGTGAGAGCGGTGGGTATGGGATGCTGATCGGGCCGCAGTCGACGGCGGAGCAGCGTGAGGAGTTTGCTCGGAAGATCGAGTCCGATCCGAGAAACTATATCGCGCAGCCTACGATCTCGTTTTCGCGTGCGCCTTGTTTGATTGATAACGCGCTGGAGCCTCGGCATGTGGATTTGCGGCCTTATGTGCTCTATGGGGATAAGGTGACGGTTGTGCCGGGTGGGTTGACGCGGGTGGCTTTGAAGCGTGGGTCGCTGGTGGTGAATTCGTCGCAGGGCGGCGGGAGTAAGGATACGTGGGTGTTGAGTCAATGA
- a CDS encoding superoxide dismutase has translation MAYELPPLPYDYAALEPTIDEATMKLHHDKHHQTYVTNLNGAVEKHPEIGSKSPEELIKDLASIPEDVRKVVQNNGGGHVNHTMFWQIMKPNGGGAPTGAIGDQITKDFGSFEDFKKLFNETTAKQFGSGWGWLVFDGGKLKVVTTANQDNPLSQGLYPILGNDVWEHAYYLKYQNKRPDYLAAWWNVVNWDEVNKRFATAQK, from the coding sequence GTGGCTTACGAACTACCCCCTTTGCCCTATGACTATGCGGCGCTTGAGCCCACCATCGACGAAGCGACGATGAAGCTGCACCATGACAAGCATCACCAGACCTACGTGACGAACCTGAATGGTGCGGTTGAGAAGCATCCTGAGATCGGGAGTAAGTCTCCTGAGGAGTTGATTAAGGATTTGGCCAGCATTCCTGAGGACGTGCGCAAGGTTGTTCAGAATAATGGCGGCGGTCACGTCAACCATACGATGTTCTGGCAGATCATGAAGCCGAATGGCGGCGGCGCTCCGACGGGCGCGATTGGTGATCAGATCACGAAGGATTTTGGGTCGTTTGAGGACTTCAAGAAGCTGTTCAATGAGACGACAGCCAAGCAGTTTGGATCGGGCTGGGGCTGGCTGGTGTTCGATGGCGGCAAGCTGAAGGTTGTGACTACGGCGAATCAGGATAATCCGCTGTCGCAGGGGCTTTATCCGATTCTGGGCAACGATGTTTGGGAGCATGCCTACTATCTGAAGTATCAGAACAAACGGCCGGATTATCTTGCGGCGTGGTGGAATGTTGTGAACTGGGATGAAGTGAATAAGCGGTTTGCTACTGCTCAGAAGTAG
- a CDS encoding SDR family NAD(P)-dependent oxidoreductase: MSKLAGKVAVVTGASKGIGASIAEHLGAEGASVVVNYSSSKAGADAVVAKITGKGGKAIAVQGNVSKAEDIQKLFKETLAAYGKVDILVNNAGIFDFKPLEAITPEHFHSQFDLNVLGLLLTTQEAVKHFGPEGGSIINISSIVGQMPVPQASVYSATKAAVDAITISLSQELGPKKIRVNSLNPGMVETEGLHAVGFAESDFRKHVESITPLGRIAQPVDIAKAAVFFASDDAGWVTGQTLLLTGGQRQ, from the coding sequence ATGAGTAAGCTTGCAGGAAAAGTGGCTGTAGTTACTGGCGCTTCGAAGGGCATTGGGGCCTCGATTGCAGAGCATCTTGGCGCCGAAGGGGCGTCTGTAGTGGTGAACTACAGCAGCAGCAAGGCCGGAGCGGATGCTGTTGTGGCGAAGATCACCGGCAAGGGTGGTAAAGCCATTGCGGTACAAGGGAATGTTTCGAAGGCGGAGGATATTCAGAAGCTCTTCAAGGAGACGCTTGCGGCCTATGGCAAGGTCGATATCCTCGTCAATAATGCGGGCATCTTTGATTTCAAACCGCTGGAGGCGATTACGCCGGAGCACTTTCACTCGCAGTTCGATTTGAACGTGCTGGGCTTGCTGCTGACGACTCAGGAGGCGGTGAAGCACTTTGGGCCGGAGGGTGGCTCGATCATCAATATCAGCTCAATTGTGGGCCAGATGCCTGTGCCGCAGGCCTCGGTTTACAGTGCCACGAAGGCGGCGGTCGATGCCATCACGATCTCACTTTCGCAGGAGCTCGGGCCGAAGAAGATTCGGGTGAACTCGCTGAATCCGGGGATGGTTGAGACCGAAGGACTGCATGCGGTTGGGTTCGCAGAGAGCGACTTCCGCAAGCATGTGGAGTCGATTACTCCGTTGGGGCGGATCGCGCAGCCAGTGGATATCGCGAAGGCTGCCGTCTTCTTCGCTTCGGATGATGCGGGCTGGGTCACGGGGCAGACGCTGCTCTTGACCGGCGGCCAGCGCCAGTAA
- a CDS encoding cysteine dioxygenase — protein sequence MESASIANCSHPLRTSVPDFIAGLRDLERDLITKDRIAEYMGAMTLRPESLHDYVWWRDSFYTRNLIYRDELFEVMTICWSPGQKTAIHTHNGQLGWMTVSQGEVLTHEFHHTSCNAPENQNVVNIDCLGGATELQIDKVRTVSCAEGTGMVTVDKLQTIHQIENAGTVGCISLHVYSKPFDSCIAFDLEHQRCYRRQLSYFSKDGHRVEK from the coding sequence ATGGAAAGCGCTTCGATAGCGAACTGTAGCCACCCGCTCAGGACCAGCGTGCCGGACTTTATTGCCGGACTGCGGGATCTGGAGCGGGACCTGATTACGAAGGATAGGATTGCGGAGTACATGGGGGCGATGACGCTGCGGCCCGAGTCTCTGCATGACTATGTGTGGTGGCGGGACAGCTTCTATACGCGCAACCTGATCTATCGGGATGAGCTGTTCGAGGTGATGACGATCTGCTGGTCACCGGGACAGAAGACCGCGATTCATACACATAACGGGCAACTTGGGTGGATGACGGTGTCGCAGGGTGAGGTACTGACGCACGAGTTTCACCATACGAGTTGCAACGCTCCGGAGAACCAAAATGTGGTGAATATCGACTGCCTGGGTGGAGCGACGGAGTTGCAGATCGATAAGGTGCGGACGGTAAGCTGTGCTGAGGGGACGGGCATGGTGACGGTGGATAAGCTGCAGACGATCCACCAGATCGAGAATGCCGGCACTGTGGGGTGCATCAGCCTGCATGTGTACTCTAAGCCCTTTGATTCGTGCATTGCGTTCGATTTGGAGCATCAGCGCTGCTACCGGCGTCAGTTGAGCTACTTCAGCAAGGACGGGCACCGGGTGGAGAAGTAA
- a CDS encoding carboxylesterase/lipase family protein has product MPDRYRMTLTRRKMLQLSTLAAISPRVLKAETAPIATTTSGKVRGFIDNGVKVFKGIPYGEDTSKTRFQPPVKPQPWQGVRDTIAFGPQAPQPIHARSGRSAFSPLDEETPVNSEDCLHLNVWTRALRDGKKRPVLVYIHGGAYSSSSSNGPVYNGVNLVNRGDVVVVTLNHRLNLFGYLYLAALGGRDFADSGNVGQLDLVLALQWVRDNIAEFGGDPTRVLIFGQSGGGAKCATLMSMPAAHGLFHRVMTMSGQQLTATTPEHATETAKAVLAALGLTQANLDDIRDPAKVPMEKLVAAIRAGKYFGPVHDGRSLPSDPFSPEAPAISASIPIILGNTHDETRLLIGSSNPALFSLTWDELPAKLEQYRQFLGTLKTQDIIADYREWHPSYTPSEVFFAVTTAFRSWHGMVIESERRAQQHGPTWTYNFAWRSPVDGGKWRAPHTMDIPFMFDNIDIAVPMTAGDPETKKLAAQMSNTLIAFARAGDPNNPSIPNWPRYNLETRPTMIWDIPPVIENDPRGKERKLIAQVPYLQPGT; this is encoded by the coding sequence ATGCCTGATCGTTATCGCATGACTCTCACCCGCCGCAAGATGCTGCAACTCTCCACCCTCGCAGCCATCTCTCCCCGCGTACTGAAAGCCGAAACTGCCCCCATCGCCACCACAACCTCCGGCAAAGTCCGAGGCTTCATCGACAACGGCGTCAAAGTCTTCAAAGGCATCCCCTACGGCGAAGACACCTCCAAAACCCGCTTCCAACCTCCCGTCAAACCCCAGCCATGGCAAGGAGTCCGCGACACCATCGCCTTCGGCCCGCAAGCCCCGCAACCCATCCACGCCCGCAGCGGCCGCTCGGCCTTCTCACCCCTAGACGAAGAAACCCCCGTCAACAGCGAAGACTGCCTCCACCTCAACGTCTGGACCCGAGCCCTCCGCGACGGCAAAAAGCGTCCCGTCCTCGTCTACATCCACGGCGGAGCCTACTCCTCCAGCAGCAGCAACGGTCCGGTCTACAACGGCGTCAACCTCGTCAACCGCGGAGACGTCGTAGTCGTCACCCTCAACCACCGCCTCAACCTCTTCGGCTACCTCTACCTCGCCGCCCTCGGCGGACGCGACTTCGCCGACAGCGGCAACGTCGGCCAACTCGATCTCGTCCTCGCCCTCCAGTGGGTACGCGACAACATCGCCGAATTCGGCGGCGACCCCACCCGCGTCCTCATCTTCGGCCAGTCCGGCGGCGGAGCCAAGTGCGCCACCCTCATGTCCATGCCCGCCGCCCACGGCCTCTTCCACCGCGTCATGACCATGAGTGGCCAGCAGCTAACCGCCACTACACCAGAGCACGCCACCGAAACCGCCAAGGCAGTCCTTGCCGCCCTCGGGCTTACGCAGGCAAACCTCGACGACATCCGCGACCCCGCCAAAGTCCCGATGGAGAAACTAGTAGCCGCCATCCGAGCCGGAAAATACTTCGGCCCAGTCCACGACGGCCGCTCCCTCCCCAGCGATCCCTTCTCCCCCGAAGCCCCCGCGATCTCCGCCAGCATTCCCATAATCCTCGGCAACACCCACGACGAAACGCGCCTCCTCATCGGAAGCTCCAATCCCGCGCTCTTCTCGCTCACCTGGGACGAGCTCCCCGCAAAGCTCGAGCAATATCGTCAGTTCCTCGGCACCCTCAAGACCCAGGACATTATCGCTGACTATCGCGAGTGGCACCCCTCCTACACTCCCAGCGAGGTCTTCTTCGCCGTCACCACCGCCTTCCGCAGCTGGCACGGCATGGTCATCGAGAGCGAACGCAGAGCGCAGCAGCACGGCCCAACCTGGACCTATAACTTCGCCTGGAGATCACCCGTGGACGGCGGCAAATGGAGAGCCCCGCACACCATGGACATCCCCTTCATGTTCGACAACATAGACATCGCAGTCCCCATGACCGCCGGGGACCCGGAAACCAAAAAGCTCGCAGCCCAGATGAGCAACACTCTCATCGCCTTCGCCCGCGCCGGCGATCCGAACAACCCCTCCATTCCAAACTGGCCCCGCTACAATCTCGAAACCCGGCCCACCATGATCTGGGACATCCCCCCTGTCATCGAGAACGACCCCCGAGGCAAAGAGCGCAAGCTCATCGCCCAGGTCCCCTACCTCCAACCCGGAACCTGA
- a CDS encoding glycoside hydrolase family 15 protein has translation MSDPTPLYRWLKDEGPAFGAPGLAPRWTSSRKDAVSTSYAASSRVWFTVSHGILNEIYYPTIDRPQTRDMELLFSDAETFCREEKRDLDYDFDYIDSDALAIRVTATDPDGRYVITKEFITDPHHPVVLMNVKITGDETLLSRLKCYALLAPHLNGGGAGNSARSIDVAGKRCLAAWKGNTSLAFGADCGFTRSSCGYVGTSDGFQNLCRDKEMTWQFGEALDGNIAIMGEIDIARHREFTIAIAFGDGHHAAVAQMMQSLATPFDIHRSRFLVQWGRAASPERLTPASTDGGALMRISHNVLLTHEDKTYSGAFIASASIPWGASKGDSDLGGYHLVWTRDMVQTATALLACNRTDTALRALVYLACTQRPDGSFAQNFWIDGTPYWTGIQLDEVAFPIMLAWRLSKMDALGNFDVVPFVVRAAAFLVQYAPITQQERWEETPGYSPSTLAAVIAGLICAADIARTNQSTELAAFLETYADWIESHLDEWTTTTEGVLHPDVKYHYMRIRPPAPGEPFYNEQAGPGIIRIANREPGEQFDFEARQIIDAGFLELVRYGIRRADDPLIIDSLKVVDHVLKIETPFGTCWRRYNHDGYGQKKDGGPYDGWGQGRAWPLLTGERGHYELTAGNDCTPHIAAMERFSSIGGMLPEQIWDQADMPAERLFLGRSAGSAQPLVWAHSEYLKLLRSTVDGRVYERISIVEQRYAVPLDKRTFKNHVEIFKLRRPLTDIAFGHTLRILHTDRFRVVYSLDNWATVLNQDSHFVGYSGYFADIPITGPNTGTIIFTLCWSDEGQPDRWLGRNIEVIIVPKS, from the coding sequence ATGAGCGATCCCACCCCTCTCTACCGCTGGCTCAAAGATGAGGGCCCAGCCTTTGGTGCACCTGGTCTCGCACCACGTTGGACCTCCAGCAGAAAAGACGCCGTCTCCACCTCCTACGCCGCCTCCAGCCGCGTCTGGTTTACCGTCTCTCACGGCATCCTCAACGAGATCTACTACCCCACCATCGATCGCCCCCAAACCCGCGACATGGAGCTCCTCTTCTCCGACGCCGAAACCTTCTGCCGCGAAGAAAAACGCGACCTCGACTACGACTTCGACTACATCGACTCCGACGCGCTCGCCATCCGCGTCACCGCCACCGACCCCGACGGACGTTACGTCATCACAAAGGAGTTCATCACCGACCCCCACCACCCCGTCGTCCTGATGAACGTCAAGATCACTGGCGACGAGACGCTGCTCTCTCGTCTCAAGTGTTACGCGCTCCTCGCCCCGCACCTCAACGGAGGCGGTGCCGGCAACTCCGCCCGCTCTATCGACGTCGCCGGCAAACGCTGCCTTGCCGCCTGGAAGGGCAACACCTCGCTGGCCTTCGGAGCCGACTGTGGATTCACCCGCTCCTCCTGCGGCTACGTTGGCACAAGCGACGGCTTTCAGAATCTCTGTCGCGACAAGGAGATGACCTGGCAGTTCGGCGAAGCGCTCGACGGCAACATCGCCATCATGGGCGAGATCGACATCGCCCGTCACCGCGAGTTCACCATCGCAATTGCATTCGGTGACGGCCACCACGCCGCCGTCGCTCAGATGATGCAGAGCCTCGCCACTCCATTCGATATCCATCGCAGCCGCTTCCTCGTTCAGTGGGGCCGCGCCGCCTCGCCCGAGCGCCTCACCCCCGCTTCCACCGACGGCGGCGCCCTCATGCGCATCAGCCACAACGTCCTCCTCACCCACGAGGACAAGACCTACTCCGGAGCCTTCATCGCCTCCGCCTCCATCCCCTGGGGAGCTTCCAAAGGCGACTCCGACCTCGGCGGCTACCATCTCGTCTGGACTCGCGACATGGTCCAGACCGCCACCGCCCTCCTCGCCTGCAACCGAACCGACACCGCCCTCCGCGCCCTCGTCTACCTCGCCTGCACCCAGCGCCCCGACGGCAGCTTCGCCCAGAACTTCTGGATCGACGGAACTCCTTACTGGACCGGCATTCAGCTCGATGAAGTAGCTTTCCCCATCATGCTCGCGTGGCGACTCTCCAAAATGGACGCTCTCGGCAACTTCGACGTCGTCCCCTTCGTCGTACGCGCCGCAGCCTTCCTCGTCCAGTACGCTCCCATCACCCAGCAGGAGCGTTGGGAGGAGACTCCCGGCTACTCCCCTTCCACTCTCGCCGCCGTCATCGCAGGCCTCATCTGCGCTGCTGATATCGCTCGCACGAACCAATCCACCGAACTCGCAGCCTTCCTCGAAACCTACGCCGACTGGATCGAATCCCACCTCGATGAGTGGACCACCACCACCGAAGGCGTCCTTCACCCTGACGTGAAGTACCACTACATGCGCATCCGTCCGCCCGCCCCCGGCGAACCCTTCTACAACGAGCAGGCAGGGCCGGGCATCATCCGTATCGCCAACCGCGAGCCCGGCGAGCAGTTCGACTTCGAAGCCCGCCAGATCATCGACGCCGGCTTCCTTGAGCTCGTCCGCTACGGCATCCGTCGCGCCGACGACCCGCTCATCATCGATTCCCTCAAGGTCGTCGACCACGTCCTCAAAATCGAGACTCCCTTCGGCACCTGCTGGCGCCGATACAACCACGACGGTTACGGCCAGAAGAAAGACGGGGGCCCCTACGACGGTTGGGGACAAGGCCGCGCCTGGCCACTTCTCACCGGCGAACGCGGCCACTACGAGCTCACCGCCGGCAACGACTGCACACCCCACATCGCTGCCATGGAACGGTTCAGCTCCATCGGAGGCATGCTCCCCGAACAGATCTGGGATCAGGCGGATATGCCCGCCGAGCGTCTGTTCCTCGGCCGTTCCGCTGGTTCCGCCCAACCCCTGGTCTGGGCCCACTCTGAGTACCTCAAGCTCCTCCGCTCCACTGTCGACGGCCGCGTCTACGAGCGCATCTCTATCGTCGAGCAGCGCTACGCCGTCCCACTCGACAAACGCACCTTCAAAAATCACGTCGAAATCTTCAAACTCCGCCGCCCCCTCACCGACATCGCCTTCGGCCACACCCTTCGCATCCTCCACACCGACCGTTTCCGGGTCGTCTATTCGCTCGACAACTGGGCCACTGTTCTCAATCAGGACTCCCACTTCGTCGGCTATTCGGGCTACTTCGCCGACATACCCATAACCGGCCCCAACACCGGCACCATCATCTTCACTCTCTGCTGGTCCGACGAAGGCCAACCCGACCGCTGGCTCGGCAGAAATATCGAAGTCATCATCGTCCCCAAGTCTTAG
- a CDS encoding ubiquitin carboxyl-terminal hydrolase 14, with translation MATCNHLNQIKPVHPNTKGCEECLKIGQSWVHLRMCMECGHVGCCDSSIGKHATKHFHATKHPIIRSIEPGESWYWCYVDELMFELD, from the coding sequence ATGGCTACCTGTAACCATCTAAACCAGATCAAACCTGTCCACCCCAACACCAAAGGCTGCGAAGAGTGCTTGAAGATCGGGCAATCGTGGGTGCATTTGCGCATGTGCATGGAGTGCGGGCATGTGGGCTGCTGCGACTCGTCCATCGGAAAACATGCGACGAAGCACTTTCACGCGACCAAGCACCCAATCATTCGATCGATTGAGCCCGGCGAGAGCTGGTACTGGTGCTATGTCGATGAGTTGATGTTTGAGTTGGATTAG
- the typA gene encoding translational GTPase TypA, translating into MSTSTAVAVKPIFNIAIIAHVDHGKTTLVDAMLRQSGTFRSNEAVTDRVMDSNDLEKERGITILAKNTALYYHDNKINIVDTPGHADFGGEVERALKMVDGVVLLVDASEGPLPQTRYVLSKALEAGLTPMVVINKIDRPDARPQEVLNEVYDLFIDLDADESVLDFPVLYTNGKLGTATTDPATPGTDLQPLFEQIITTIPAAKGEPEGAVQILVTNLDYSDYLGRLAIGRVFNGTMRTGQEYNVAKIDGTFTKHKITKLFSFSGLKRTDIEETQIGDIVAIAGIPGVTIGESFCDVENPQPLPPIVIDDPTIAIQFNVNNSPFAGREGKFVTSRNLRDRLDKELLTNVSLKMEETGSPDSFKVLGRGELQLGILIEMMRREGFELMVSRPEIVTKRVEGELMEPVEHLFIDVPESFVGTVIERLGPRKGEMTKMTNHGSGRVRMEFRVPSRGLIGLRSEMLTETRGTIIMNSIVDGYAPYQGEIPQRLSGALISDRQGTTTAYALEGLQDRGVLFVSDGVEVYEGMVVGEHSRDNDLDVNCVREKKLSNMRASGSDDAVRLVPYKQQTLEQCIEFIADDELVEVTPKSLRIRKKVLQANRRPRKGQSE; encoded by the coding sequence GTGAGCACCTCAACCGCAGTTGCCGTTAAGCCCATCTTCAACATCGCCATCATTGCGCACGTCGACCATGGCAAGACCACCCTCGTCGACGCCATGCTGCGCCAGAGCGGCACCTTCCGCTCCAACGAGGCCGTCACCGATCGCGTCATGGACTCCAACGATCTTGAAAAAGAGCGCGGCATCACCATCCTTGCCAAGAACACCGCCCTCTACTACCACGACAACAAGATCAACATCGTCGACACCCCCGGCCACGCCGACTTCGGCGGCGAAGTTGAGCGCGCCCTCAAGATGGTCGACGGCGTAGTCCTCCTCGTCGACGCCTCCGAAGGCCCCCTCCCCCAGACCCGCTACGTCCTCTCCAAGGCCCTCGAAGCTGGGCTGACCCCCATGGTCGTCATCAACAAGATCGACCGCCCCGACGCCCGTCCCCAGGAAGTCCTCAACGAGGTATACGACCTCTTCATCGACCTCGACGCCGACGAGTCCGTCCTCGACTTCCCCGTTCTCTACACCAACGGCAAGCTAGGCACCGCGACCACCGATCCCGCGACACCCGGCACCGATCTTCAGCCCCTCTTCGAGCAGATCATCACCACCATCCCTGCCGCCAAGGGCGAGCCCGAAGGCGCAGTGCAGATCCTCGTCACCAACCTCGACTACTCCGACTACCTTGGCCGTCTCGCCATCGGTCGCGTCTTCAACGGCACCATGCGCACTGGCCAGGAGTACAACGTAGCCAAGATCGACGGCACCTTCACCAAGCACAAGATCACCAAGCTCTTCAGCTTCTCCGGCCTCAAGCGCACCGACATCGAAGAAACCCAGATCGGCGACATCGTCGCCATCGCCGGCATCCCCGGCGTCACCATCGGCGAAAGCTTCTGCGACGTAGAAAATCCGCAGCCCCTCCCGCCCATCGTCATCGACGATCCCACTATTGCTATCCAGTTCAACGTCAACAACTCGCCCTTCGCCGGCCGCGAAGGCAAGTTCGTCACCTCGCGCAACCTGCGCGACCGCCTCGACAAAGAACTTCTCACCAACGTCTCCCTCAAGATGGAAGAGACCGGATCGCCCGATTCCTTCAAGGTCCTCGGCCGCGGCGAACTCCAGCTCGGCATCCTCATCGAAATGATGCGCCGCGAAGGCTTCGAACTCATGGTCAGCCGTCCCGAGATCGTCACCAAGCGCGTCGAAGGCGAGCTCATGGAGCCAGTCGAACACCTCTTCATCGACGTCCCTGAATCCTTCGTCGGCACCGTCATCGAGCGCCTCGGACCCAGAAAAGGTGAGATGACCAAGATGACCAACCACGGCTCCGGCCGCGTCCGCATGGAGTTCCGCGTACCCTCCCGCGGTCTCATCGGCCTCCGGTCTGAAATGCTGACGGAAACCCGCGGCACTATCATCATGAACTCCATCGTCGACGGCTACGCCCCCTACCAGGGCGAAATCCCGCAGCGTCTCTCCGGAGCCCTCATCTCCGACCGCCAGGGCACCACCACCGCCTACGCGCTCGAAGGCCTGCAGGATCGCGGCGTCCTCTTCGTCTCGGATGGCGTTGAAGTCTACGAGGGCATGGTCGTCGGCGAGCACAGCCGCGACAACGACCTCGACGTAAACTGCGTCCGCGAGAAGAAGCTCTCCAACATGCGCGCCTCCGGCTCCGACGACGCAGTCCGCCTCGTCCCCTACAAGCAGCAAACCCTCGAGCAGTGCATCGAGTTCATCGCCGACGACGAACTCGTAGAGGTGACTCCCAAGTCCCTGCGCATCCGCAAGAAGGTCCTGCAAGCCAACCGCCGCCCCCGCAAGGGCCAAAGCGAATAA
- a CDS encoding alpha-E domain-containing protein — MLSRVADSLYWMSRYLERAEHTTRLLDVNLNLMLDESSTSAERRWHRALQALGHPKGVEFTGDPYALMRSLTFNTENKAAIVSCIISARENSRHVREQISTEQWHRLNSLYLQVTRPEMQSDMHAEALQEMAQPTEFLQSVMEAVHQFQGVTDSTMSHGEGWQFIQVGRYIERASATAMLLEAYHEDLWGYPERMSEGNEYLEWMGLLRSATAFEAYCKVYTADLTPDRIFEFLLLDEEFPHSLRFSIDSMQNALEAIHRESGKNRAEPLRRLSGRLQALLSYSGVDDILKDDVVAYLRNIQTQCRAIHEMIYELYVDYPIQAALAG; from the coding sequence ATGCTAAGCCGTGTTGCGGATAGTTTGTATTGGATGAGCCGGTATCTCGAGCGGGCGGAGCATACGACGCGGCTGCTGGATGTGAATCTGAATTTGATGCTGGATGAGAGCTCGACTAGTGCGGAGCGGCGGTGGCATCGGGCGTTGCAGGCGCTGGGGCATCCGAAGGGCGTTGAGTTTACGGGCGATCCGTATGCGCTGATGCGTAGCTTGACTTTCAATACGGAGAATAAGGCCGCTATTGTGTCTTGCATTATTTCTGCGCGTGAGAACTCGCGGCATGTGAGGGAGCAGATCTCGACGGAGCAGTGGCATCGGCTGAATAGCCTGTATTTGCAGGTGACGCGGCCTGAGATGCAGAGCGATATGCATGCAGAGGCGTTGCAGGAGATGGCTCAGCCGACGGAGTTTCTACAGTCGGTGATGGAGGCAGTGCATCAGTTTCAGGGTGTGACTGACTCGACGATGAGCCATGGTGAGGGTTGGCAGTTTATTCAGGTGGGGCGTTACATTGAGCGCGCTTCTGCGACCGCGATGTTGCTGGAGGCTTATCACGAGGATCTGTGGGGGTATCCGGAGCGGATGTCAGAGGGCAACGAGTATTTGGAGTGGATGGGCTTGCTGCGGTCGGCTACGGCGTTTGAGGCGTACTGCAAGGTCTACACAGCCGATCTTACGCCGGACAGGATCTTTGAGTTCCTGCTGCTAGATGAGGAGTTTCCGCACTCGCTGAGGTTCTCGATTGACAGCATGCAGAATGCGCTGGAGGCGATCCATCGAGAGAGCGGCAAGAATCGGGCGGAGCCTCTGCGTCGCTTGTCGGGGCGTCTGCAGGCGTTGTTGAGCTATAGCGGCGTCGACGACATTCTGAAGGACGATGTGGTGGCTTACCTGCGCAATATTCAGACACAGTGCAGGGCGATTCACGAGATGATCTATGAGCTTTATGTGGACTACCCGATCCAGGCGGCGTTGGCGGGTTAG